One segment of Maridesulfovibrio ferrireducens DNA contains the following:
- a CDS encoding L-2-amino-thiazoline-4-carboxylic acid hydrolase — MKEQPVAAISRRKIEAELYGQLYETISNKSGKEKALEIIRENLKTSAFQAGQNFAKTAENEPNLKHFSSIVEVWKTGDAIKVAEMSIEDNLLKIDVIRCNYQQAYYDMGLPDELCKLLSCSRDEPFAKGYSKNLRMVRETTLAEGGKCCPFRFYWD; from the coding sequence ATGAAAGAACAACCTGTCGCAGCAATTTCCCGCCGTAAAATCGAAGCTGAACTTTATGGACAGCTTTACGAAACAATATCAAATAAATCAGGCAAAGAAAAAGCACTGGAAATAATAAGAGAAAACCTTAAGACATCCGCATTTCAGGCTGGACAAAATTTTGCAAAAACGGCCGAAAACGAACCTAATCTTAAACACTTTTCATCTATCGTTGAAGTTTGGAAAACGGGTGATGCCATTAAGGTTGCAGAGATGTCTATAGAAGACAACCTGCTCAAAATTGACGTCATTCGCTGCAATTATCAGCAAGCCTACTATGATATGGGGTTACCGGATGAACTTTGCAAACTGTTGTCCTGTTCCCGCGACGAACCATTCGCCAAAGGTTACAGCAAAAATCTGCGTATGGTTCGCGAAACGACTCTGGCTGAAGGAGGAAAATGCTGTCCGTTCAGATTTTATTGGGATTAA
- a CDS encoding DNA translocase FtsK: MFWIFLAAFLFISMYSFHPGDPTLNQAVSSNWKIKNLIGPAGSYAAGLMIDMVGIGAWLIPFYCLYLGLASFLVALKQPWWRWAGLVLLYVCLLSWSSHPWLTEYQKNLPIHEGGFIGALLSKWSFRYLKPVGAFLFWMFTTLAGIQLTLNLSWASICKRIRTILIDFGLKNKERYDRRAKRVKTERDRKKAEKKEIAVKTDTASKNFEPKKKIEEQESDSEVVLKPFKEAIPKKKVKPKPQKIDTTAPFPPLDMLVEPKVTGIKVDPKVLENKTESLAVCLKDFNIDGEIKNVIPGPVVTMFEFRPAPGVKVSKIAGLTDDIALALKAISVRIEAPIPGKNSVGVEIPNDQRQVVYLREIFEADCFKNAKSPLTMALGKDIQGEPVVADLIKMPHLLVAGATGAGKSVCLNGLLMSLLYRAGPDEVKLLLIDPKRIELAVYASLPHLVHPVVTDMALAKSALEWAVHEMDQRYQKMARLGVRNIASYNEKLIKMEGEMPEDLADLEHMPYLVIVVDELADLMLTAGKDVEISIVRLAQLARASGIHIILATQRPSVDVVTGLIKANFPTRISFQVTSKHDSRTILDMGGAEKLLGRGDMLFKPSGAQLRRLHGALVEDDEIKLVVDFWKKKYPQDFELDFTDWKETSSGSTQGRMPGESDDPIYGEAVEFVLTQGKASISLLQRRFRIGFNRAARFIEQMEQDGILGPQDGSKPRIILVTKD; encoded by the coding sequence TTGTTCTGGATTTTTTTAGCCGCCTTTCTTTTTATAAGCATGTACTCGTTCCATCCGGGCGATCCTACTCTTAATCAAGCTGTAAGTTCGAACTGGAAAATAAAGAATTTAATAGGGCCAGCCGGATCATATGCCGCAGGTTTAATGATAGATATGGTCGGAATCGGTGCTTGGTTGATACCTTTTTATTGCCTGTATTTAGGTCTTGCATCTTTTCTCGTAGCTTTAAAGCAGCCTTGGTGGAGATGGGCTGGCTTAGTATTGCTCTATGTCTGTCTTCTCTCATGGTCGTCTCATCCTTGGTTGACTGAATATCAAAAAAATCTGCCGATTCACGAAGGCGGGTTTATCGGTGCGCTGCTTTCAAAGTGGTCATTCCGTTATCTTAAGCCTGTCGGAGCTTTCCTTTTCTGGATGTTCACAACTCTTGCCGGAATTCAGCTGACTCTTAATTTGAGCTGGGCTTCCATCTGCAAGAGAATCAGAACTATACTTATTGATTTCGGTCTCAAAAATAAAGAACGCTATGACCGTAGAGCTAAAAGAGTAAAAACTGAACGAGATCGCAAAAAAGCAGAAAAAAAAGAGATCGCTGTAAAGACTGATACAGCTTCTAAAAATTTCGAACCTAAAAAGAAAATTGAAGAACAGGAAAGTGATTCTGAAGTTGTTTTAAAGCCATTTAAAGAGGCTATCCCTAAGAAAAAAGTTAAACCTAAGCCGCAAAAGATAGATACAACCGCTCCTTTTCCTCCTCTTGATATGCTGGTGGAGCCTAAAGTTACCGGTATTAAGGTTGATCCGAAAGTATTAGAGAATAAAACTGAAAGTCTCGCAGTTTGTCTTAAAGATTTTAATATTGATGGCGAAATAAAGAATGTTATTCCCGGTCCAGTTGTTACAATGTTTGAATTTCGTCCTGCTCCCGGTGTAAAAGTCAGTAAAATAGCAGGACTGACTGATGATATTGCCCTTGCTCTGAAAGCAATTTCCGTCAGAATTGAAGCTCCGATTCCCGGCAAGAATTCAGTAGGGGTAGAAATTCCTAACGATCAGCGACAGGTTGTTTATCTGCGTGAAATTTTTGAAGCAGACTGTTTTAAGAATGCCAAATCACCTCTGACAATGGCGCTGGGTAAAGATATTCAGGGTGAACCTGTTGTCGCGGATCTTATAAAGATGCCGCATTTACTTGTAGCCGGAGCGACCGGAGCCGGGAAAAGTGTCTGTTTAAACGGACTTCTCATGAGTCTGCTTTATCGTGCCGGACCTGATGAAGTAAAACTTCTGCTTATAGATCCCAAAAGAATTGAACTTGCTGTTTATGCAAGTCTTCCGCATCTTGTTCATCCTGTTGTAACTGATATGGCTTTGGCAAAAAGTGCGCTTGAATGGGCTGTTCATGAAATGGACCAGCGTTATCAGAAGATGGCTCGCCTCGGGGTAAGAAATATTGCCAGCTACAATGAGAAGCTGATCAAGATGGAAGGCGAAATGCCGGAAGATTTGGCCGATCTTGAACATATGCCTTATTTAGTTATTGTTGTTGATGAACTTGCTGACCTTATGCTGACAGCCGGAAAAGACGTTGAAATCAGTATTGTGCGGCTTGCTCAGTTGGCGCGTGCTTCCGGAATTCATATTATTCTTGCCACACAGCGACCTTCTGTAGATGTCGTCACCGGCTTGATTAAAGCAAACTTTCCAACACGAATTTCCTTTCAGGTTACCTCAAAACATGACTCCCGCACTATTTTGGATATGGGCGGTGCAGAAAAGTTGCTTGGTAGAGGGGATATGCTGTTTAAACCGAGTGGAGCACAACTTCGCAGATTACACGGTGCTTTAGTTGAAGATGATGAAATAAAATTGGTTGTCGATTTCTGGAAAAAGAAATATCCGCAAGACTTTGAGCTTGATTTTACCGACTGGAAAGAGACTTCGTCCGGCTCCACTCAGGGACGTATGCCCGGAGAGTCTGATGATCCGATATATGGCGAAGCTGTTGAATTTGTTCTTACACAGGGTAAGGCGTCCATATCTCTATTACAGAGACGTTTCCGTATCGGTTTCAACCGTGCGGCTAGATTTATAGAACAAATGGAACAGGACGGGATTCTCGGGCCTCAAGATGGCAGTAAGCCTCGTATAATTCTCGTTACGAAAGATTAA
- the efp gene encoding elongation factor P, with protein sequence MISTKDFRPGLKIEIDKKPYDIVEFQHFKPGKGGAFVRTKLKNMLTGRVVDQTFRSGEKVEKPDMETKEMQFLYKDGTAFVLMDLESYEQMTVAAEIIGDTGGFLKEGESNKALLYNGEVIGMELPASVVLLVTQTDPGVQGDRVSGASKPATLETGLVINVPLFVNENDKVKVDTRSKEYLGREK encoded by the coding sequence ATGATATCTACTAAAGATTTTAGACCAGGATTGAAAATTGAAATTGATAAAAAGCCTTATGACATTGTAGAATTTCAGCATTTTAAGCCGGGTAAAGGTGGCGCTTTTGTTCGTACAAAGCTTAAAAATATGCTTACAGGACGAGTTGTTGATCAAACTTTTCGCTCTGGAGAAAAAGTAGAAAAGCCTGATATGGAAACAAAAGAAATGCAGTTCCTTTATAAAGATGGAACCGCTTTTGTACTTATGGATCTCGAATCATATGAACAGATGACTGTTGCAGCTGAAATCATCGGTGATACCGGTGGATTTCTTAAAGAAGGCGAAAGTAACAAAGCACTTCTTTATAATGGAGAAGTTATTGGAATGGAATTGCCGGCTTCTGTTGTTTTGTTAGTTACGCAGACTGATCCCGGTGTGCAGGGTGACAGAGTCAGTGGCGCTTCAAAGCCTGCAACTCTGGAAACAGGCCTTGTCATCAATGTTCCTCTTTTTGTTAATGAAAATGATAAAGTAAAAGTAGATACACGCTCCAAAGAATATTTAGGCCGTGAAAAATAA
- a CDS encoding type II 3-dehydroquinate dehydratase, with translation MYTFLILNGPNLGHVGKRQPEIYGSDKIEDIPDLLKKNMGKNADQIKFEFFQANSEGALIDRLEKARKDKIDGIAFNAGAYTHTSLAIADSLAWIDVPCVEVHISNIWARTEDPVRQHSFMGKHCIGVIAGFGILSYVFAVQALFCHVTAD, from the coding sequence ATGTACACCTTTTTAATACTGAACGGTCCGAATCTGGGGCACGTTGGCAAAAGACAGCCAGAAATATATGGTTCTGATAAAATTGAAGATATTCCTGATCTATTAAAAAAAAATATGGGCAAAAATGCTGATCAAATAAAATTTGAATTTTTTCAGGCTAATTCGGAAGGCGCGTTGATTGACCGACTTGAAAAAGCCAGAAAAGATAAAATTGATGGAATTGCTTTTAATGCCGGAGCGTATACACACACTAGCCTTGCCATTGCTGATTCACTCGCATGGATTGATGTCCCATGTGTTGAAGTTCATATCAGTAATATCTGGGCACGAACAGAAGATCCCGTTAGGCAGCATAGTTTCATGGGGAAACATTGCATTGGAGTAATTGCCGGATTTGGAATTCTGAGTTATGTGTTTGCCGTTCAGGCATTGTTTTGTCATGTGACAGCCGATTAA
- the yihA gene encoding ribosome biogenesis GTP-binding protein YihA/YsxC has product MNNTLKLMQTVYEIDQLEQLPVPQIILAGRSNVGKSSLVNCLAERKKLAKISATPGKTRSLNYYEVVPHGYYIVDLPGYGYAKCSKTERAKWGQLIDRYLEGNAYVAAAVVLLDSRLTPQKNDIDMISYFRQCNIPILPVLTKSDKTKQGERAKIQNKWQDILHVKPLCVSSKSGMNRTKLWNLLDKTAMPELAHAPVSIEDVESNTNE; this is encoded by the coding sequence ATGAATAATACTCTCAAATTGATGCAAACCGTTTACGAGATCGATCAACTTGAACAATTGCCTGTTCCTCAAATCATTCTTGCAGGGCGTTCCAATGTAGGAAAATCTTCACTGGTCAACTGCCTTGCTGAAAGAAAGAAACTTGCGAAAATCAGCGCAACCCCCGGTAAAACAAGAAGCTTGAACTATTACGAAGTCGTACCTCATGGCTACTACATAGTTGACTTGCCGGGATACGGATATGCCAAATGTTCAAAAACAGAGCGGGCCAAATGGGGGCAACTTATTGACCGCTACCTAGAAGGAAACGCTTACGTTGCCGCAGCAGTCGTGTTACTCGACAGCCGGTTGACTCCCCAGAAAAATGATATCGACATGATATCGTATTTTAGACAATGCAATATTCCAATTCTGCCGGTTCTGACTAAGTCAGACAAAACTAAACAAGGTGAACGTGCCAAAATTCAGAATAAATGGCAGGACATTTTACATGTCAAACCTCTATGTGTATCCAGTAAGAGCGGCATGAACCGCACCAAGCTCTGGAATCTTCTGGATAAAACAGCAATGCCTGAATTAGCTCATGCTCCGGTTTCCATAGAAGATGTCGAAAGCAATACAAACGAATAG
- a CDS encoding LptF/LptG family permease, with protein sequence MIRKLLPGYLATYVLKQNLFLMMVCLGVGTGIYLLSDLFDRLDDFIEAGLGIGLILRYFLVKMPLIFSQILPAVFLISMLIQLCVMAKNKEMLALRTGGLSLGWFVRFFIIYAVFWSMGQLMFSQVIGVYGEQEAFRIWKEDVRKSQLDKRVLHNIWFREGKYVVEADEVMPFGNKAKGVTVYEFSEDNNQILKVITSESAEVSEKYGWKLENAVELSPDKFSSRKHPIYTMPLKLNLKVFKAVDPGADPAQLPLWQLAEVIDQLKTSGSNVDRLITAWHSKWSYAFSLLAMALVSLALVTISENIYLNIGLGLALTFTYYALFMIGASAGQSGVLPPIVAAWIGNIVISTLAGLRIAWVLIPESAGKYMGRNKRLK encoded by the coding sequence ATGATTCGTAAATTGCTTCCCGGATATCTGGCGACATATGTACTGAAACAGAATCTGTTTTTGATGATGGTCTGTCTTGGTGTCGGAACGGGGATTTATCTTCTTTCCGATCTCTTTGACAGGCTTGATGATTTTATAGAAGCCGGACTTGGAATAGGGTTAATTCTCCGCTATTTTCTTGTTAAAATGCCGCTTATTTTTTCACAGATATTACCAGCAGTCTTTCTTATTTCCATGCTGATACAACTTTGTGTAATGGCTAAAAATAAAGAAATGCTCGCACTTAGAACCGGAGGTCTTTCTCTTGGCTGGTTTGTGCGCTTTTTTATTATTTACGCAGTTTTTTGGAGCATGGGACAACTTATGTTTTCGCAGGTCATCGGAGTTTATGGAGAGCAGGAAGCTTTTCGTATCTGGAAAGAAGATGTGCGCAAAAGTCAACTGGATAAAAGGGTGCTCCACAACATCTGGTTCCGAGAAGGAAAATACGTTGTTGAAGCTGATGAAGTGATGCCTTTCGGTAATAAAGCGAAGGGTGTTACAGTATATGAATTTTCCGAAGATAATAATCAGATATTAAAGGTAATTACATCTGAAAGCGCTGAAGTCAGTGAAAAGTATGGCTGGAAGCTTGAAAATGCTGTGGAACTCAGTCCTGATAAATTTTCATCGCGGAAACATCCAATTTATACGATGCCTCTTAAGCTGAATCTGAAAGTATTTAAAGCAGTTGATCCGGGGGCAGATCCGGCTCAGCTTCCATTATGGCAGTTGGCGGAAGTAATTGATCAGCTCAAAACATCCGGTTCAAATGTTGATCGTTTAATAACCGCATGGCATTCCAAGTGGTCATATGCGTTTTCTCTTCTGGCAATGGCACTTGTTTCACTCGCTTTGGTTACAATTTCAGAAAACATTTATCTGAATATAGGGCTCGGGTTGGCGCTGACGTTTACTTATTATGCTTTGTTCATGATTGGAGCATCAGCGGGGCAGTCCGGGGTTTTGCCGCCAATTGTAGCGGCATGGATCGGTAATATTGTGATTAGTACACTTGCAGGGCTTCGCATCGCATGGGTTCTTATCCCTGAATCTGCCGGTAAATACATGGGTCGTAATAAAAGACTTAAATAG
- the lptF gene encoding LPS export ABC transporter permease LptF, whose protein sequence is MKILHRQIFKELLSIFTLSLSGFMGLILIGRLLQFRDLFMGQSLGALEMGKLFLYLCPFFLLVLTPIATMLAIFLTFLRMNSDNEITALKSGGLSLYKLLPAPIIFCMLCTGADVFFSLYGLSWGTENFRNALMEFARTRSQLAIQPGVFNRDFPGLVFYAEKVDTKDGKMHSVFVRDSTRKSMTATIVAPLGEIRTDSARGRIMVHLENGRIYQQQKDQLSVLKFKNYDVRIPLGNLLKGYDVDDLRPKEMSWEKLVRISRGGDRAGDLDPKFYRKVQVEVQKRLALPVACLVLGMFAMPIACIFRGLKQQYGLIISMGLFLVYYTMLSLGITLGESGTLSPVVGLWAPNTIFAVISILLLKMAVMERSFRIKLSFFKKKRREAV, encoded by the coding sequence TTGAAGATTCTTCATCGTCAGATATTTAAGGAACTTCTTTCCATTTTCACGTTGAGCTTGTCCGGCTTCATGGGATTGATCTTGATTGGTAGACTTTTACAATTCAGAGATCTTTTCATGGGCCAAAGTCTCGGCGCTCTTGAAATGGGAAAGCTGTTCCTATACTTGTGTCCTTTTTTCCTGCTTGTGCTGACTCCTATTGCTACTATGTTGGCAATTTTTCTGACTTTTTTGAGAATGAATTCAGATAATGAGATCACAGCTCTTAAATCAGGTGGGCTCAGCCTTTATAAGCTTTTACCTGCGCCCATTATTTTTTGCATGCTTTGCACTGGAGCAGATGTCTTTTTTTCATTATACGGACTTTCGTGGGGCACAGAAAATTTCCGCAATGCTTTGATGGAGTTTGCGCGAACCCGAAGTCAATTAGCTATTCAACCCGGTGTTTTTAATAGAGATTTTCCGGGATTAGTTTTTTATGCCGAAAAAGTTGATACTAAAGACGGCAAAATGCACTCTGTCTTTGTGCGCGACAGCACGCGAAAAAGTATGACTGCAACGATTGTTGCGCCGCTTGGTGAGATCAGAACTGATTCCGCTCGTGGAAGAATCATGGTTCATCTTGAAAACGGACGGATATATCAGCAGCAAAAAGATCAGCTAAGCGTTCTTAAATTTAAAAATTATGATGTTAGAATTCCTCTTGGTAACCTTCTGAAAGGTTATGATGTTGATGACCTGCGTCCTAAAGAAATGTCATGGGAAAAACTCGTCCGCATCAGCAGAGGAGGTGACCGTGCCGGTGATCTTGATCCGAAGTTTTATCGCAAAGTTCAAGTTGAGGTTCAAAAAAGATTAGCATTGCCCGTAGCATGTCTGGTGCTTGGTATGTTTGCCATGCCTATTGCCTGTATTTTCAGAGGGCTGAAGCAGCAGTACGGGTTGATTATCTCAATGGGGCTTTTCCTTGTGTATTACACCATGCTTTCACTTGGTATAACCCTTGGAGAAAGCGGGACTTTGTCACCGGTTGTAGGCTTGTGGGCTCCTAATACAATCTTTGCGGTTATTTCAATTTTATTATTAAAAATGGCTGTGATGGAACGCTCGTTTCGAATTAAACTGTCATTTTTCAAGAAAAAACGCAGGGAGGCAGTATGA
- a CDS encoding undecaprenyl-diphosphate phosphatase produces MPSLYAAAILGVVEGLTEFLPVSSTGHLIITGHLLGFTGDKASSFEVAIQLGAILAVVLLYWSRFWGLFFPVHGQRFSGTRGLYLLFLTSLPASVLGLLAHDAIKKYLFNPYTVAWALLVGALMILFVERKERKASCFTLDELTPKLAFGIGCFQCLALWPGFSRSAATIMGGMILGAKRKIAAEYSFIAAVPIMFAATGYDMLKSYKLFTVADMPFLAVGFVISFISAWIAVKGFIYLLSKLTLRPFAYYRLALAPLVLFFWS; encoded by the coding sequence ATGCCTTCTCTATATGCAGCAGCAATTCTCGGAGTTGTTGAGGGTCTTACAGAATTTTTGCCGGTCTCCAGTACAGGTCACCTTATCATTACAGGTCATCTTCTTGGTTTCACCGGGGATAAGGCTTCTTCTTTTGAAGTTGCTATCCAGCTAGGGGCCATCCTTGCGGTGGTATTATTGTATTGGTCACGTTTCTGGGGATTATTTTTCCCGGTTCATGGACAAAGATTTTCCGGAACCAGAGGACTTTACCTCTTATTTTTAACAAGTTTACCAGCGTCAGTCCTCGGACTTCTCGCACACGATGCCATTAAAAAATATCTTTTTAATCCTTACACTGTCGCGTGGGCGCTTTTAGTCGGTGCCTTAATGATTCTTTTTGTTGAAAGAAAAGAAAGAAAAGCCAGCTGTTTCACATTGGATGAACTTACACCTAAATTAGCTTTTGGTATCGGATGTTTTCAATGTCTAGCTCTCTGGCCGGGATTTTCAAGATCTGCGGCTACAATTATGGGAGGCATGATTTTAGGAGCAAAACGAAAAATTGCCGCAGAGTATTCCTTTATTGCCGCTGTTCCAATTATGTTTGCCGCAACCGGATATGATATGCTCAAAAGCTACAAATTATTTACGGTTGCAGATATGCCGTTTCTTGCAGTCGGATTTGTAATCTCTTTTATTTCAGCATGGATTGCAGTCAAAGGTTTTATCTATCTTTTAAGCAAATTAACCTTACGCCCCTTCGCATATTACAGGCTTGCGCTGGCTCCATTGGTGCTTTTTTTCTGGAGCTGA
- the map gene encoding type I methionyl aminopeptidase, which yields MRTKISIKSKNDIAKMRKAGLLLQKTHMVARSMVKPGVTTSEINEAVESFISQNGAIALFKGVQGVTPYPAGTCISVNEEVVHGIPGSRVLLEGDLVSIDIGVKLDGWCSDCACSYGVGTVSKEVQDLLNITEGCLNIALTKMKPGIKWRDIAKVMADSARKAGYSVVEELIGHGIGRELWESPDVPNYSTRAIPDFTLEEGMVIAVEPMINMGTHKIFTKSDNWTICTKDRKPSAHFEHSIAITADGVEVLTCDPNGEGWAIW from the coding sequence ATGAGAACAAAAATTTCAATTAAATCAAAAAACGATATCGCTAAAATGCGTAAGGCCGGATTATTGCTTCAGAAAACTCATATGGTTGCCCGAAGCATGGTTAAGCCCGGTGTGACGACTTCTGAAATCAATGAAGCCGTGGAGTCCTTTATTTCCCAAAATGGAGCCATAGCCCTATTTAAAGGCGTTCAAGGTGTCACACCCTACCCTGCGGGAACCTGCATATCCGTTAATGAAGAAGTTGTGCATGGTATTCCCGGATCAAGAGTTCTTTTAGAAGGCGACCTCGTAAGTATTGATATCGGAGTAAAATTAGACGGTTGGTGTTCTGATTGCGCCTGTTCTTATGGTGTCGGAACAGTTTCTAAAGAAGTTCAGGATTTATTAAATATAACTGAAGGATGCCTTAACATCGCCCTGACTAAAATGAAGCCCGGAATTAAGTGGAGAGACATTGCCAAAGTAATGGCCGACTCAGCAAGAAAGGCCGGATATTCGGTGGTTGAAGAGCTAATCGGGCATGGTATAGGCCGAGAGCTATGGGAAAGCCCGGATGTACCCAACTACTCTACTCGCGCGATTCCTGATTTCACATTAGAAGAAGGAATGGTCATAGCTGTTGAACCTATGATAAACATGGGAACACATAAAATTTTTACTAAATCTGATAACTGGACCATCTGCACCAAAGACAGAAAGCCTTCAGCTCATTTTGAGCATTCGATAGCAATTACGGCAGACGGGGTTGAAGTTTTGACATGTGATCCAAATGGAGAAGGATGGGCCATCTGGTAA
- a CDS encoding ABC transporter substrate-binding protein, producing MKYFINPYRALNWPFENLLPNILILFFIFISVCSSPNEVLAEDKLEKVTLQLKWFHQFQFAGYYAALEKGFYADEGLDVTIVERDLKVSPIDQVVEGKADFGVTNSEMLLHYLKGKPVVLLASIFQHSPLVFISKTTPALHSPHSFLGKKILMNTASQEIELLAMLNREEIPLNKLDLIDRFATPEDYFDPNIDIISAYITNQPYYLEKNNIPYSTIYPATYGIDFYGDSLFTSQNQVVNHPERVRKFLKASLKGWKYALNNPEELTEIIINKFGSLKSREHLLYEANKINKLILPDLITIGHINPGRWKHIADNFKELELVSDDRNLDNFFFDPNIGRYEITKETIIYTGLLFASVVLVLLFMMIFARKLKKEVDTRKEIEAKLIKSEQYYRSLFHNTGTATVIVGDDLYIKRCNSNFADLCGLKNDEIKNKKKWTDFVTIDELAKMHQYHLDRTDNESTAPRAYEFKFLRANGEIRNVSVYVEKISGSTDRVASLIDMTEKVKTQDLLIQTEKMISVGGLAAGMAHEINNPLAGILQGTQNILRRLSPEYKKNLITTNDEKCSFDEIISYLNERGILRMIEGIQVSGERAAEIVKNMLEFSRRSDAGKTSCNLNNLLNGIIDIVSCDYDLRKKYDFKHTQIVKEYADNSYMISCFKTEIEQVLLNLIKNAAFAMAETAQKRTPKLTLRTRYKKDFIIIEVEDNGPGMSEDIRKRIFEPFFTTKAPGVGTGLGLSVSYFIITQNHKGIFEVESAVDKGTKFSIKIPSI from the coding sequence TTGAAATATTTTATAAATCCTTATCGCGCTCTAAATTGGCCATTTGAAAACCTGTTGCCAAATATATTAATATTATTTTTCATTTTTATATCGGTTTGCTCATCCCCGAACGAAGTTTTAGCAGAAGACAAACTTGAAAAAGTAACTCTGCAATTGAAATGGTTCCATCAGTTTCAATTTGCAGGCTATTATGCAGCACTTGAAAAAGGATTTTATGCTGACGAAGGCCTTGATGTTACAATTGTTGAACGAGATCTAAAAGTTAGTCCTATTGATCAAGTTGTTGAAGGTAAGGCAGATTTCGGTGTAACGAATTCTGAAATGCTCTTACATTACCTCAAAGGTAAACCCGTTGTTCTTTTAGCTTCCATCTTTCAACACTCTCCTCTGGTTTTTATTTCTAAAACAACTCCAGCTCTTCATAGTCCTCATAGTTTTTTGGGCAAAAAAATTCTTATGAACACGGCTTCGCAAGAAATTGAGCTTTTAGCAATGCTGAATAGAGAAGAGATCCCTCTTAATAAACTAGATTTAATAGATAGATTTGCCACTCCTGAAGATTACTTCGATCCCAATATTGATATCATTTCAGCCTATATCACCAACCAGCCCTACTATCTTGAAAAAAACAACATCCCTTACTCAACCATATATCCTGCTACATATGGTATTGATTTTTATGGTGACAGTCTTTTTACTTCGCAAAATCAGGTAGTTAACCATCCTGAAAGAGTTAGAAAATTTCTCAAAGCCAGCCTTAAAGGCTGGAAATACGCTTTGAATAATCCAGAAGAACTCACAGAAATAATCATTAATAAATTCGGTTCATTGAAATCAAGAGAGCATTTACTGTACGAAGCTAATAAAATTAACAAACTGATCCTGCCTGATTTAATTACAATCGGTCATATCAATCCTGGAAGATGGAAACATATCGCTGACAATTTTAAAGAGCTGGAACTTGTTTCCGATGATAGAAATTTAGATAATTTCTTTTTTGATCCTAATATCGGTCGCTATGAAATAACAAAAGAAACCATAATCTATACAGGATTGTTATTTGCCTCCGTCGTGCTTGTTCTACTGTTCATGATGATATTTGCTCGCAAATTAAAAAAAGAAGTTGATACAAGAAAAGAGATTGAAGCTAAATTAATAAAAAGTGAACAATACTACCGCAGTTTATTTCATAATACCGGCACAGCAACAGTGATAGTTGGAGATGATCTTTATATAAAACGATGCAATAGCAATTTTGCAGACTTATGTGGTCTTAAAAATGATGAAATTAAAAACAAAAAAAAATGGACTGATTTTGTAACTATTGATGAATTAGCTAAAATGCATCAATATCACTTAGATAGAACAGATAATGAAAGCACGGCTCCACGCGCTTATGAATTTAAATTCTTACGCGCAAACGGTGAAATCAGAAATGTTAGTGTTTATGTTGAAAAAATCAGCGGTTCAACAGACCGGGTTGCATCCCTGATTGATATGACTGAAAAAGTTAAAACACAGGACCTGTTAATTCAAACTGAAAAAATGATCTCAGTAGGAGGCCTTGCTGCCGGCATGGCTCACGAGATTAACAACCCCCTAGCCGGCATTCTGCAAGGCACCCAGAACATTCTACGTAGACTTTCACCTGAGTATAAAAAAAATCTCATCACAACAAATGATGAAAAATGCTCCTTTGATGAAATTATCAGCTACCTTAATGAAAGGGGCATATTACGTATGATCGAAGGCATTCAAGTCTCTGGAGAACGAGCCGCAGAAATTGTTAAAAACATGCTTGAATTCAGTCGTCGTAGTGATGCAGGAAAGACCTCATGCAATTTAAATAACTTACTTAATGGAATCATTGACATTGTTTCCTGCGACTATGATTTACGTAAGAAATATGATTTTAAACATACACAAATAGTCAAAGAATACGCTGATAATTCATACATGATAAGTTGTTTTAAAACTGAAATTGAGCAAGTTTTATTAAACCTTATAAAAAATGCCGCTTTTGCCATGGCTGAAACTGCACAAAAAAGAACTCCAAAACTTACATTAAGAACTAGATACAAAAAAGATTTTATTATAATTGAAGTTGAAGATAATGGACCGGGAATGTCCGAAGACATTCGCAAAAGAATTTTCGAACCATTTTTTACAACAAAAGCACCAGGGGTTGGCACCGGCTTAGGCCTTTCTGTTTCGTACTTTATTATAACCCAGAACCATAAGGGCATTTTTGAAGTTGAATCTGCAGTCGACAAAGGAACAAAGTTCTCAATCAAAATCCCCTCAATTTAA